From the genome of Marixanthomonas ophiurae, one region includes:
- a CDS encoding DUF6266 family protein, whose protein sequence is MGKIAQGILGGLSGKVGNVIGGSWKGIDYIRIKPSSVANPRTEGQVNQRNRFTVTLEFLQAIKPFIKQGYKSLAIKKTEFNAAMSYILNNAVTGTAPNFNVDYNDALVSRGGLSGVLNGTTDLTNPGEVTFDWDDNSAEGNANTTDKAMLLVYNPAKKESISVIDGNLRTSGSQTVVIPTTYAGDTVELFAAFINADGSQVSNSTYLGSGTAQ, encoded by the coding sequence ATGGGTAAAATAGCACAAGGAATCTTAGGTGGGCTTTCAGGTAAAGTTGGAAACGTTATCGGTGGAAGCTGGAAAGGAATTGACTACATTAGAATTAAACCTTCAAGCGTAGCCAATCCACGAACTGAAGGGCAGGTAAACCAACGAAACAGGTTTACTGTGACTTTAGAATTTTTACAGGCAATTAAGCCGTTTATCAAGCAAGGTTACAAATCGCTCGCGATTAAGAAAACCGAGTTTAACGCAGCTATGTCTTACATCTTGAACAATGCGGTAACTGGCACTGCACCTAACTTTAACGTCGATTACAATGATGCTTTAGTTAGCCGTGGAGGACTTTCAGGCGTTCTAAATGGAACTACTGATTTAACCAACCCTGGCGAAGTAACTTTCGACTGGGATGATAACTCAGCAGAAGGAAATGCCAATACGACCGATAAAGCAATGCTATTGGTTTACAATCCTGCAAAGAAAGAATCTATTTCTGTAATTGATGGTAACCTCAGAACTTCAGGAAGTCAAACCGTAGTCATTCCGACTACCTACGCTGGCGATACTGTAGAACTGTTTGCAGCTTTCATTAACGCAGATGGCAGTCAAGTATCTAACAGTACTTATTTAGGCTCTGGAACCGCTCAATAA